The genomic stretch ACAGCTACAATGGCTAACGTGATTTTTTTTATTGCTGCAAACATCTATTCTATTTCCTAGTCACTTCTCGAATACAATTTTGCTGAATGTTTTGTAGTGGTCGGTGGTGTAATAAATGTTGCAACCGCTGCTATAGACAAGGCGGTTTGTGCCGCGATTGTTTCCGAAGTAATCGACATCGGCTTCGTAGTAATATGCTGGCGGGAGTCTTCCTTCGCGGTTGTTGAAGTAATCGCCGCCGATCATCACGCCGAGCGTTGTATGCGGATTGAAATTCCATTTCACAAATGTTTTGCCGGTCTTTTGTTCGTAAAGCTTTTTACCCTCGCTTTTGGTTACATAATAGGAAGGTAGACGGTCATTGTCGCAGATGTACTTTGCAACATGGAGTCTTGATGTGTATTCCTTTTCGGCGGGATTTTCTTTTAATAGGCAGACTTTTTTCTTGCGGGGGGCATCATCGGGGGGTGTGTAAACTACGTATATGTCGAATGCGAATGCCAACGCGATGCATATCGCGACTATCACGGCAATCTTGGATTTTTTCGCCTTGCGATAATTTTTGCGCACCGGGGAGGTTACTTGCTCGTCTCGTGAGGCGACACCATCGAGAATTCCTTTTTCAATTTTTGCACCTTTCTCGTTTTTGCCGAAACTGCAAATGATGATTGTGTCGCCGACTTTCGGCGGTCTCACGAGATGCCCTAAAGCTGAAATATGGACAAAGTACTTTGCTCCGTTTGCGGTTGCAAAACCGAATCCTTTTTCTTCGTTCCATTGCGTGACTGTCGCTTTATTTGTGATAGGCATGGGGAAACCTTTTTGTTGGGCTTTTTTTAATGTTGCAAAGAATGTTTAGCTTTCTTCCTTGAATTCCATTATACTCCAGTGGCAATCGCATACAATTGAATTTTCAACAATCTTTGCACCTTCGAAATGTAGCGTTTTTATGATTTCTGAATTTGCATTCACACGAAT from Fibrobacter succinogenes encodes the following:
- a CDS encoding ribonuclease domain-containing protein, with protein sequence MPITNKATVTQWNEEKGFGFATANGAKYFVHISALGHLVRPPKVGDTIIICSFGKNEKGAKIEKGILDGVASRDEQVTSPVRKNYRKAKKSKIAVIVAICIALAFAFDIYVVYTPPDDAPRKKKVCLLKENPAEKEYTSRLHVAKYICDNDRLPSYYVTKSEGKKLYEQKTGKTFVKWNFNPHTTLGVMIGGDYFNNREGRLPPAYYYEADVDYFGNNRGTNRLVYSSGCNIYYTTDHYKTFSKIVFEK